AGTAACTAGCAACTTACGTTATTAGTGAAGTCAAAAGTTAATTTTCTTCAATTTTGTCCAAGACAAGATCGACTTTCCTTTAAGATAATTATTGACCAACCACACAGCAGCAGAATTATAGAACCCTAAGAATAAAACTCTCAAATAAATAAGGTTTGCCTGAGATTTGTCCCTCAAAATTCTCAGCTAAATTTAAGTTTTACCAGTCAGATATTAAACTAATAACAGCCAATTTTTAGGCTCAAAATGCCAGATGATTGGCAAAAAGTGATTTACTAGAGTCATAATTCGGTTTGAGCCAAATCATTTTTAAATTTGCTCATAAAAAATACTTTATGGATCTCCAACCAGTTCATCCTTGGCAGCAAGCACAACCTATTTTAGAAGCTTTATCGGCTCTCAGCTACAGAAGTGGAGAACTAGACGCTTATTTGCAAGAAATAGCTGCTAGTGTTAGCCATTTGCTTGAGTTAGATTGGTCAGTTGTCACTTTATGCGAAGATGAAATAGAGCGGGTGATGGCTAGTAGTATTGATATGGGTGATGGCGACCATGTTTATTCATTACATGGCTTGCTTACTGAGACGGTAGTTAAAACTGGGCGCACTTTATGTGTTGAAAATGCGAAAACTCATCCAGAATACGGTTGTCCTCCAGAGGGTTATGTTTCCTATTTGGGAGTACCTTTGCGTACATACGTGGGAAAAACCATCGGCACAATTTGTTCTTTTTGTATAGAACCGCGTTTATTTGCGCCTGAAGAAGTCCGTACAGTTGAATTATTTGCCGAACGCGCCGCCACAGCTATTGATAACTACTATCTCTATCAACAACAGCAAAAATTTAATGAAGTTTTGGAAGCTGAAGTTATTAACAGAACGGAAGAATTACGATTAGCTCAAGCTCAATTAATTGAACGAGAAAGGCTGGCAGCAATTGGTGAATTTGCCTCTACAATTGTTCATGAAATTCGCAATCCAGTTACCACAATGGTGATGGGATTGAATTATTTTAAAAAAACTTATACATCTGAACCAGACCAAGCCAGGGTTTCTTTAGCACTTGAAGAAGCCGATCGCCTGCAAAATCTGCTCAAAGAAATTCTACTCTATGCTAAGCCCCAAACATTACAGCTTGAAGAATTAGATCTAAATGCGCTGATGGAGTCAATGCTTTGGCAACTTCGCGAGATGCCGGAAGCAGCCGGAAAACAGAT
This genomic window from Merismopedia glauca CCAP 1448/3 contains:
- a CDS encoding GAF domain-containing sensor histidine kinase; translation: MDLQPVHPWQQAQPILEALSALSYRSGELDAYLQEIAASVSHLLELDWSVVTLCEDEIERVMASSIDMGDGDHVYSLHGLLTETVVKTGRTLCVENAKTHPEYGCPPEGYVSYLGVPLRTYVGKTIGTICSFCIEPRLFAPEEVRTVELFAERAATAIDNYYLYQQQQKFNEVLEAEVINRTEELRLAQAQLIERERLAAIGEFASTIVHEIRNPVTTMVMGLNYFKKTYTSEPDQARVSLALEEADRLQNLLKEILLYAKPQTLQLEELDLNALMESMLWQLREMPEAAGKQIKFLPESTKVTILADKDKLKQVTINLIKNACEAIPAESCGNCLNRVVTCKIELETNGDRVCISVHNRGTPIPADLLPRLTQPFCSGKVGGTGLGLAIVKRIVDAHGGVLSIQSDKSVGTEVNIRLPNSSPKKT